Proteins encoded by one window of Bacteroidia bacterium:
- a CDS encoding YicC/YloC family endoribonuclease, with protein MIRSMTGYGKATGDYKSKTISVEIKSLNSKFFDLNLRLPHPYKDKEMDLRSLFLKEAERGKMDVMITMESDLSQQENLLNREIIKSLLTDLKAVKKEFSLPDDNLLQIVMQMPQVVNTDSDEADENEWKYISSLISQAIEKFNLFRQREGQNLQQDISLRMNLILQLLEQITPFEEGRINTVRSKLINSLKALGGNIETDKNRFEQELIYYLEKLDITEEKVRLAEHCRYFLSMLNDENNNGKKLGFLMQEIGREINTIGSKANDADIQRKVVEMKDEAEKIKEQLSNIL; from the coding sequence ATGATTCGTTCCATGACAGGCTATGGAAAAGCCACCGGTGACTATAAGAGTAAGACCATTTCCGTAGAGATAAAATCTCTTAACAGTAAATTTTTTGACCTGAATTTACGCTTGCCGCATCCATACAAGGATAAAGAAATGGACTTGCGCAGTTTGTTTTTAAAAGAAGCTGAAAGAGGAAAGATGGATGTGATGATTACGATGGAGTCCGATCTTTCGCAACAGGAAAATCTGCTCAATCGTGAAATAATAAAGTCATTACTGACCGATTTAAAAGCAGTTAAAAAAGAATTTTCATTGCCAGATGACAATCTATTGCAAATAGTGATGCAAATGCCACAGGTGGTAAACACCGATTCTGATGAAGCTGATGAAAATGAATGGAAATATATTTCTTCCCTGATCAGTCAGGCAATAGAAAAATTTAATCTGTTCCGTCAGCGTGAAGGGCAGAATCTGCAACAGGATATTTCGCTACGGATGAACTTGATTTTACAATTACTTGAACAAATAACTCCTTTTGAAGAAGGGCGGATAAACACTGTGCGTAGTAAACTAATCAATTCATTAAAAGCTCTTGGAGGAAATATCGAGACGGACAAAAACCGTTTTGAACAAGAGTTGATTTATTATCTCGAAAAATTAGACATCACTGAAGAAAAAGTAAGACTTGCAGAACATTGCCGCTATTTCTTATCTATGCTGAATGATGAAAACAATAATGGTAAAAAGTTAGGCTTCCTCATGCAGGAAATAGGTCGTGAAATAAATACTATTGGCAGCAAAGCCAATGATGCAGACATACAACGGAAAGTTGTTGAGATGAAAGATGAAGCAGAAAAAATAAAAGAACAACTCTCAAATATTTTATGA
- a CDS encoding DMT family transporter, which translates to MKATTRAHLSVLFVNLLYAANFSIAKQVMPEFIKPFGFIVIRVIPATVLFFLAAFLIPSEKIKKKDRNTILLCALFGVAINQLLFFKGLSLTSPINGALIMTTNPVLVLLMAAIILKEPVGWIKYVGITIGIAGAMLLILLGKNFNLQGGNTEGDLYIFLNSVSFAIFIILVKPLMLHYHPITVMKWTFFFGALMVLPFGYHEVTEVAWSTLSLNLWLCILFVVVAVTFVAYLMNVFALRHLSPSVVSIYIYFQPVFATLISIALGEASPGWLHLASAVLIFAGVYLVSKQKIAGLNNTENS; encoded by the coding sequence TTGAAAGCCACTACACGCGCTCACCTTTCCGTTTTGTTTGTTAACCTGCTTTATGCAGCCAACTTCAGCATTGCTAAACAGGTGATGCCTGAATTTATTAAACCTTTTGGATTTATTGTCATCAGAGTAATTCCTGCAACAGTCTTATTTTTTCTTGCAGCATTTTTAATCCCTTCAGAAAAAATAAAAAAGAAAGACCGAAACACTATTTTGCTTTGTGCCCTCTTTGGTGTTGCCATAAACCAACTACTCTTTTTTAAAGGGCTTTCCCTCACATCACCAATAAATGGGGCGTTAATTATGACAACTAACCCTGTGTTGGTCTTATTGATGGCAGCCATAATTCTTAAAGAGCCTGTGGGATGGATAAAATATGTTGGAATAACCATTGGTATTGCCGGTGCTATGCTGTTAATTCTTTTGGGTAAGAACTTCAACTTGCAGGGAGGAAACACAGAGGGTGATCTTTACATTTTCTTAAACTCTGTTTCGTTTGCCATATTCATTATTCTGGTAAAACCTCTCATGCTGCACTATCATCCAATAACCGTGATGAAATGGACATTCTTTTTTGGTGCACTAATGGTTTTGCCCTTTGGATATCATGAAGTAACGGAAGTAGCCTGGAGCACCCTGTCACTAAATTTATGGCTATGTATTCTTTTTGTTGTTGTAGCTGTAACTTTTGTTGCTTATCTGATGAATGTATTTGCGCTGCGTCATCTTAGTCCTTCGGTAGTGAGTATCTACATTTACTTTCAGCCTGTGTTTGCTACACTTATTTCTATTGCTCTTGGCGAAGCCAGTCCTGGCTGGCTGCATCTGGCTTCTGCTGTTTTGATTTTTGCAGGTGTCTATTTAGTAAGCAAGCAAAAAATAGCCGGTTTAAATAATACTGAGAATAGCTGA
- a CDS encoding ArsC/Spx/MgsR family protein translates to MKKIYHLANCTTCQRILKELKPGAEIIVQDIKSEPITEQQLDAMQKLTGSYEALFSKIAMKYRSLGLNQLKLTEKDYKKYILEEYTFLKRPVIIIDKEIFVGNAPKTVAAAKAAMQKKK, encoded by the coding sequence ATGAAAAAAATATATCATCTTGCCAACTGCACCACTTGCCAGCGTATATTAAAAGAGCTGAAACCCGGTGCTGAAATTATTGTACAGGATATTAAAAGTGAACCTATCACAGAACAACAACTTGATGCCATGCAAAAACTTACAGGTAGCTATGAAGCATTGTTTAGCAAAATAGCTATGAAATACCGTTCTTTAGGACTCAATCAATTAAAACTAACAGAAAAAGATTACAAAAAATATATTCTTGAAGAATATACATTTTTGAAGCGGCCGGTTATCATCATAGACAAAGAAATTTTTGTTGGAAATGCTCCAAAAACAGTTGCGGCAGCCAAAGCTGCAATGCAGAAAAAAAAATAA
- a CDS encoding SDR family oxidoreductase: protein MRILLTGANGYIGMRLLPVLVEAGHDVTCVVRDALRFKPSPDLLDKIHIIEYDFLEPENAIQHFNNKNFDAAYYLIHSLGDTATTLKEYELRCAGCFVLVATLTQVKQIIYLSGISNEENLSKHLTARKGVTDVFINSGIAYTIFEAGIIVGSGSISFEIIRGLTEKIPVMIVPRWLKSKCQPIAIRNVMNYLHLSLMNEKAFNRVFEIGGPDVLTYRKMLLEYAAERGYRRLIITLPFGFMGLSATWIYFSTPANYTIAKLLVQSMKNDVVCKETSVRDVIPQELYTYREAIQMAFARIEQNMVISSWTDSASSSLSRLDVNQHIEVPSNGCYKDRKWIEIDKDKAEEVASRFFNIGGQNGWYYADTLWRMRGIIDKLIGGVGMSRGRRSDVDIEPGDSLDFWRVLLVDRKNYRLLLFAEMKLPGEAWLEFSIIHNNNRCILKQTATFRPRGIMGRNYWYAMLPFHFFIFRNMIKQIAGDGKHKVRNTRI from the coding sequence ATGCGTATATTACTTACAGGAGCAAACGGATATATTGGTATGCGGCTACTGCCTGTATTGGTAGAAGCAGGTCATGATGTTACCTGTGTAGTAAGAGATGCACTGCGATTTAAACCATCGCCCGACCTGCTCGATAAAATACATATTATTGAATATGATTTTCTGGAACCGGAAAATGCCATTCAGCATTTTAACAACAAAAATTTTGATGCTGCATATTACCTGATTCACTCTTTAGGTGATACAGCAACAACTCTCAAAGAATATGAGTTGCGTTGTGCCGGATGTTTTGTGTTGGTAGCCACCCTCACACAGGTTAAACAAATCATTTACCTGAGCGGCATCAGCAATGAAGAAAATCTTTCTAAACACCTGACAGCACGCAAGGGAGTGACAGACGTTTTTATAAACTCAGGTATTGCCTACACTATTTTTGAAGCGGGTATTATAGTAGGTTCCGGTAGTATTTCATTTGAAATTATCAGAGGGTTAACAGAAAAAATACCTGTTATGATTGTGCCGCGATGGTTAAAATCAAAATGTCAGCCAATAGCCATCCGCAATGTGATGAATTACCTGCACCTTTCTCTGATGAATGAAAAAGCCTTTAACAGAGTTTTTGAAATAGGAGGACCAGATGTACTCACATACCGTAAAATGTTGCTTGAATATGCAGCAGAAAGAGGATACAGAAGGTTAATCATAACGCTGCCTTTTGGCTTCATGGGATTATCTGCAACATGGATTTATTTTTCTACACCGGCCAACTACACCATTGCAAAGCTTTTAGTTCAGAGTATGAAAAATGATGTAGTGTGTAAAGAAACTTCTGTTCGCGATGTAATTCCTCAAGAGTTGTACACCTATCGCGAAGCAATACAAATGGCCTTTGCAAGGATAGAACAAAACATGGTTATTTCTAGCTGGACAGATTCGGCATCCAGCAGTTTAAGTCGTTTAGATGTTAACCAACATATTGAAGTTCCATCAAATGGATGTTATAAAGACCGCAAGTGGATTGAAATTGACAAAGACAAAGCCGAAGAAGTGGCCAGCCGCTTTTTTAATATTGGTGGTCAAAATGGATGGTACTATGCAGATACACTTTGGAGAATGCGTGGAATAATTGACAAACTCATTGGTGGTGTTGGTATGAGTCGTGGACGAAGAAGTGATGTAGATATTGAACCGGGTGACAGTCTCGACTTTTGGCGTGTACTGCTGGTTGACAGAAAAAATTACAGGCTTTTACTATTTGCCGAAATGAAACTTCCGGGTGAAGCATGGTTAGAATTTTCTATCATTCACAACAACAACCGTTGTATTCTGAAACAAACTGCCACATTCAGGCCAAGAGGTATTATGGGTCGGAATTACTGGTATGCCATGTTACCTTTTCATTTTTTTATTTTCCGCAACATGATAAAACAGATTGCCGGAGATGGTAAACATAAAGTAAGGAACACAAGAATCTGA
- a CDS encoding aldehyde dehydrogenase family protein has product MAKRTVKQNTRLKFDTTWQYSSAPETPDHIVLADKYDLFINGKFVAPQSKKYFDTINPAKETRIASVAEASQADVDSAVKAARTAYEKVWSKMPARERGKYIYRIARIMQERARELAIIESLDGGKPIRESRDIDVPLAAAHFFYYAGWADKLDYALPGMAARPLGVAGQIIPWNFPLLMAAWKIAPALACGNTVVLKPAETTPLTALKLAEIFRDADLPPGVVNIITGAGSTGAAIVNHPGIDKVAFTGSTDVGKIIQKALAGTTKKYTLELGGKAANIIFEDAAIDQAVEGIVNGIFFNQGHVCCAGSRLFVQESVANEVVRKLKDRMETLIIGDPLDKNTDIGAINSREQLNKIKALVKVGVNEGGDCYQSPCTLPSKGFWFKPTIFTGVAQSSRIVQEEIFGPVLSIQTFRTVEEAIEKANNTPYGLSGGVWSDKGSKVFKVTSKIKAGVLWANTYNKFDPTSPFGGFKESGMGREGGMHGLNAYLK; this is encoded by the coding sequence ATGGCAAAGAGAACAGTAAAACAAAACACCAGGTTGAAATTTGATACGACATGGCAATATTCTTCAGCACCTGAAACGCCAGATCACATTGTGTTGGCCGACAAATACGATCTTTTTATCAATGGTAAGTTTGTTGCACCACAGAGTAAAAAATATTTTGACACCATCAATCCTGCAAAAGAAACACGCATTGCATCTGTTGCCGAAGCATCACAGGCCGATGTGGATTCGGCAGTTAAGGCAGCCCGAACAGCGTATGAAAAAGTATGGAGTAAAATGCCGGCACGCGAAAGAGGAAAATATATTTACCGCATAGCGCGCATTATGCAGGAGCGTGCCCGCGAACTTGCCATTATTGAAAGTTTAGATGGCGGAAAGCCTATTCGTGAAAGCAGAGATATTGATGTGCCTTTGGCTGCCGCACACTTTTTTTATTATGCAGGATGGGCAGATAAACTTGATTATGCATTGCCGGGAATGGCAGCACGACCTTTAGGTGTTGCCGGACAAATTATTCCATGGAATTTTCCATTATTAATGGCAGCATGGAAGATTGCACCTGCACTTGCCTGTGGCAATACTGTTGTACTGAAACCTGCTGAAACCACTCCGCTTACTGCATTAAAACTAGCAGAGATTTTCAGAGATGCAGACCTGCCTCCGGGTGTAGTAAATATTATTACTGGAGCCGGTTCAACAGGTGCTGCCATTGTTAATCACCCGGGAATTGATAAGGTTGCTTTTACAGGCTCAACAGATGTAGGGAAAATTATTCAGAAAGCATTAGCAGGAACAACAAAAAAATATACTCTAGAACTGGGAGGTAAGGCAGCTAATATCATTTTTGAAGATGCTGCCATTGATCAGGCCGTTGAAGGTATTGTTAACGGAATATTTTTTAATCAAGGCCATGTTTGTTGTGCAGGTTCACGATTGTTTGTTCAGGAAAGTGTTGCCAACGAAGTTGTACGTAAACTCAAAGACCGTATGGAAACACTCATCATTGGCGACCCATTAGATAAAAATACAGACATAGGCGCTATCAACTCACGCGAGCAATTGAATAAAATAAAAGCATTGGTTAAAGTTGGTGTTAACGAAGGTGGCGATTGCTATCAGTCACCATGTACATTGCCATCAAAAGGTTTTTGGTTTAAGCCTACAATTTTTACCGGTGTTGCACAGTCAAGTAGAATTGTTCAGGAAGAAATTTTTGGACCGGTACTGTCTATTCAAACTTTCAGAACGGTAGAAGAAGCCATTGAAAAAGCTAACAATACTCCTTATGGATTAAGTGGAGGTGTGTGGTCTGATAAAGGCAGTAAAGTATTTAAAGTTACTTCAAAAATTAAAGCCGGTGTGTTATGGGCCAACACCTATAATAAATTTGACCCTACTTCTCCATTTGGAGGATTTAAAGAAAGCGGCATGGGTCGCGAAGGTGGCATGCATGGACTTAATGCCTATTTAAAATAA
- a CDS encoding aldehyde dehydrogenase family protein — translation METKQKEKEKKVAVGLNGHSHHAETEVRLAVQKTYKLYIDGKFPRTESGRYYKLNDKNGKVIANICRASRKDFRDAVVVARKAQGDWQKKSAFNKGQILYRIAETLETRRQQFVSALGLQGVSEAAAQKEVSAAVDMLVYYAGWSDKYQQVFSSVNPVESSHFNFSFPEPTGVVAAIESQQQGLLNLVSLMAPALAGGNSIIILAAEKFPLTAIDFAEVLNASDVPGGVVNILTGFSKELHSHFSSHMDVNAIVYAGDDSTELKTIQTNAAGNVKRVVVVRNIAEESPYRIMELQEVKTTWHPVGI, via the coding sequence ATGGAGACGAAACAAAAAGAAAAAGAAAAAAAAGTTGCTGTTGGACTTAATGGTCATAGTCATCATGCCGAAACCGAAGTAAGGTTAGCTGTACAAAAAACATATAAGCTTTACATTGACGGTAAATTTCCTCGAACAGAGAGTGGAAGATATTATAAGCTTAATGATAAAAACGGAAAGGTTATCGCTAATATTTGCCGTGCATCAAGAAAAGATTTCAGAGATGCTGTAGTTGTTGCACGTAAAGCGCAAGGCGACTGGCAAAAAAAATCGGCCTTTAACAAGGGTCAGATTTTGTATCGTATTGCAGAAACTCTGGAAACACGCAGACAACAGTTTGTGTCAGCCCTAGGTCTGCAAGGTGTGAGCGAAGCGGCAGCGCAGAAAGAAGTGAGTGCAGCAGTAGATATGCTTGTTTATTATGCCGGATGGTCTGATAAATACCAGCAGGTTTTTTCAAGTGTAAATCCTGTGGAGTCATCACACTTCAATTTTTCTTTTCCTGAACCAACAGGTGTTGTTGCAGCAATTGAATCACAGCAGCAAGGCTTACTAAACCTGGTTTCACTTATGGCACCTGCTCTTGCAGGAGGAAATTCAATAATTATTTTGGCAGCAGAAAAATTTCCACTCACTGCAATTGATTTTGCCGAAGTACTGAATGCAAGCGATGTGCCCGGTGGTGTTGTAAATATTCTTACGGGCTTTAGTAAAGAGTTGCATTCACACTTTTCGTCACACATGGATGTTAATGCTATTGTTTATGCAGGCGATGACAGTACGGAATTAAAGACCATTCAGACCAATGCAGCTGGTAATGTTAAAAGGGTAGTTGTAGTCAGGAATATTGCCGAAGAAAGTCCATACCGTATCATGGAACTTCAGGAAGTAAAAACGACCTGGCATCCTGTAGGAATTTAA